A genome region from Candidatus Ancaeobacter aquaticus includes the following:
- the rfaQ gene encoding putative lipopolysaccharide heptosyltransferase III — translation MSINTSVKKILVIKLKHIGDVLLTVPAIKGLHELYPDAEITAFVNAGTEEMLVGLPYIKDVILYDRAIKRRGFVPRVCAEYGIIKKIRKNKFDLVVEFSGGDRGALCAFLSGASVRCGYMKNSQGMVLRDKYFTYAVPPDHSLHTVDYHMQLVHILGQTAGDTDLEIAVGDKDRCCANDILTSSGIDKDSKYVVMHPTSRWLFKCWKSDRFAEVADYIYTRYGVSVVVTSAPIEKEITIAHDVTHQMKTKPVDLSGKLSLKQLAAVIQGAELFLGIDSAPMHIAQAVSTPVLVLFGPSGVHNWGPRNPSDTVIYRRWECVPCGKDGCNSTKKSRCLDDISVDEVKKAIDKYFIG, via the coding sequence ATGAGTATAAATACGTCTGTAAAAAAGATATTAGTGATAAAATTAAAACATATCGGGGATGTTCTTCTTACTGTTCCTGCGATTAAGGGATTGCATGAATTGTATCCTGATGCTGAGATAACAGCATTTGTTAATGCCGGAACTGAAGAGATGCTTGTTGGGCTCCCTTATATAAAAGATGTGATACTCTATGATAGAGCAATAAAACGCAGGGGGTTTGTGCCCAGGGTATGTGCGGAATATGGGATTATTAAGAAGATTCGCAAGAATAAGTTTGATCTTGTTGTAGAATTTTCAGGGGGTGACAGGGGAGCATTGTGCGCGTTTCTATCCGGTGCTTCCGTGCGATGCGGTTATATGAAGAATTCTCAAGGAATGGTTTTGCGTGACAAATATTTCACCTATGCTGTACCTCCGGATCATTCTCTACATACAGTTGATTATCATATGCAGCTGGTACACATTCTTGGTCAAACTGCAGGTGACACAGATTTAGAGATTGCGGTAGGAGATAAAGATCGGTGTTGCGCCAATGATATCTTAACATCTTCAGGTATTGATAAAGACAGTAAATATGTAGTAATGCACCCGACGAGCAGATGGTTGTTTAAATGCTGGAAAAGTGATCGCTTTGCTGAAGTTGCTGATTATATCTATACTCGTTATGGGGTCAGTGTCGTTGTAACAAGTGCGCCAATTGAGAAGGAGATCACGATAGCACATGACGTTACTCATCAAATGAAAACTAAACCTGTCGATCTTTCAGGGAAACTTTCGCTTAAACAGCTTGCGGCTGTTATTCAGGGTGCGGAATTGTTTCTTGGAATAGATAGTGCGCCTATGCATATTGCTCAAGCGGTGAGTACTCCTGTTCTGGTTCTTTTTGGACCGTCTGGTGTGCATAATTGGGGGCCGCGCAACCCGTCTGACACTGTTATCTACCGACGGTGGGAATGTGTTCCCTGCGGAAAAGACGGCTGTAATAGCACAAAAAAAAGCCGCTGTTTAGATGATATAAGCGTTGATGAAGTGAAGAAAGCTATAGATAAATATTTTATTGGGTGA
- a CDS encoding glycosyltransferase family 9 protein, whose translation MAKKFKKHTYWLLRNVFRIVKHFEGTNSGVLNKDTVKRILLVSTTALGDTLFSTPAIRAVRKNYPASHIAVMVHKRTQEILKDNPYCDELIIYKGKYKGLYFLLKTLRRRKFDLAIILHANDPDIVPLIYISGIPCRVGWAESKFAFLLTHTYTRPKSTMHLIPYRLAIAGSVGVCDDGCSMDMFLSDEDKKDIQRYLEKNNITEKKYIGVHPFASHQSKQYDRFPELLNKALRVLDKAIFFVICGKKHASLLEQYEKQINEVGRRVFLIKGEFSIKQTASLIERCGCFISTDSGPLHIALALRVPVVVLSGQSDPQRTGPIGNNEYVLIHKDISCSPCDNRECLDNKCMKEIEPEEIIEAVKKLAYSG comes from the coding sequence ATGGCTAAAAAATTCAAAAAACATACTTACTGGCTGTTAAGAAATGTATTTCGCATAGTAAAGCATTTTGAGGGAACGAACAGTGGTGTTTTAAATAAGGATACGGTTAAGAGGATATTACTTGTTAGTACTACCGCACTCGGCGATACACTTTTTTCAACACCGGCGATTAGGGCTGTAAGAAAGAATTATCCTGCCTCGCATATAGCCGTTATGGTTCATAAGCGTACCCAAGAGATTCTGAAGGACAATCCCTACTGTGACGAGTTAATAATATATAAAGGTAAATATAAGGGGCTCTACTTCTTGTTAAAAACACTGCGCAGGCGGAAATTTGATTTAGCGATCATTCTCCACGCCAATGACCCTGATATTGTACCGCTCATATATATAAGCGGGATACCTTGTCGCGTGGGATGGGCTGAAAGTAAATTTGCATTTTTGCTAACACATACATACACGAGACCGAAAAGTACTATGCATCTAATTCCGTACAGGCTCGCGATAGCCGGAAGTGTTGGGGTGTGTGATGATGGTTGTTCTATGGATATGTTTTTGAGTGATGAAGATAAAAAAGATATTCAAAGGTATCTGGAAAAGAATAATATCACAGAAAAAAAATATATTGGTGTTCATCCTTTTGCAAGTCACCAGTCAAAACAATATGATCGTTTTCCTGAGTTATTAAATAAGGCATTGCGGGTGCTCGATAAAGCAATTTTTTTTGTGATCTGCGGTAAAAAACACGCTTCTCTATTAGAGCAATATGAAAAACAGATTAATGAAGTGGGGCGTAGAGTGTTTCTTATAAAAGGTGAGTTCTCGATAAAACAAACGGCATCTTTGATAGAAAGGTGCGGATGTTTTATCTCAACAGATAGCGGTCCATTGCATATAGCTCTTGCATTACGGGTGCCGGTGGTTGTATTATCAGGACAAAGTGATCCTCAAAGAACAGGTCCCATTGGTAATAATGAATATGTTTTGATACATAAAGATATCTCATGTTCACCGTGTGATAACAGGGAATGTCTTGATAATAAATGCATGAAGGAAATCGAACCGGAAGAGATCATTGAAGCGGTTAAGAAGCTAGCGTATAGCGGGTAG
- a CDS encoding glycosyltransferase family 4 protein — protein sequence MSYTILHTEASTGWGGQEKRILAEIVSLREKGHTFYLACQPHSKILKAARDKDIKCIPLKMSSSISLSAIYRLRKIIRDNNVDIVNTHSSIDSWLIGFVKFCTSIPLVMRTRHLSTPVTNKFVYTHMTDFIVTTAQSIKESLCLLGVSPENVCSVPTGVDEHLFNPDNYDKTVARKKLNLNDGDMVIGNVSILRSWKGHVDFISVAERVLRVFPRAKFLIVGDGPQRESIAAIIKEKGLDGRVIMLGYREDIPEILSALDIFLFTSYANEGVPQAVLQALAMKKAVVAGDIGGVCETVINEKTGLICQPRDIECMTNYLIKYIHDGDLRQNCGVEGNKRVREMFTLTHTIDVIGQIYERCLKKAGSEQ from the coding sequence ATGTCTTACACAATATTACATACAGAAGCCTCCACAGGCTGGGGTGGGCAGGAAAAAAGGATACTTGCTGAAATAGTGTCTTTGCGTGAAAAAGGACATACATTTTATCTTGCATGTCAACCGCACAGCAAAATATTGAAAGCCGCAAGGGATAAGGATATAAAATGTATCCCGCTTAAGATGTCATCATCCATTTCTCTGTCGGCGATATATCGTTTAAGAAAAATTATTAGGGATAACAACGTCGATATTGTTAATACCCATAGCTCGATAGATAGTTGGTTGATAGGTTTTGTAAAGTTTTGTACGTCTATTCCCTTGGTTATGCGTACAAGGCATTTATCAACACCGGTAACAAATAAATTTGTATATACGCATATGACTGATTTTATTGTTACAACCGCGCAGTCAATTAAGGAAAGTCTTTGTTTATTGGGCGTTAGCCCTGAAAATGTATGTTCCGTACCGACGGGGGTAGATGAACATCTTTTTAATCCTGATAATTATGACAAAACCGTTGCGAGAAAAAAACTCAATCTTAATGATGGTGATATGGTAATCGGGAATGTCAGTATTTTGAGAAGCTGGAAAGGTCATGTGGATTTTATTTCCGTTGCTGAAAGAGTGCTTCGGGTATTTCCCAGGGCAAAATTCTTAATAGTAGGAGATGGTCCGCAGAGAGAAAGTATTGCCGCGATCATAAAAGAAAAGGGGTTAGATGGTCGTGTTATAATGCTTGGGTATCGTGAAGATATTCCAGAGATACTATCCGCATTAGATATCTTTCTTTTTACCTCATATGCAAACGAGGGTGTGCCGCAAGCAGTATTACAGGCTTTAGCCATGAAAAAGGCAGTTGTCGCCGGGGATATTGGCGGTGTATGTGAAACTGTTATAAATGAGAAGACGGGTTTAATTTGCCAACCGAGGGATATTGAATGTATGACCAATTATCTAATAAAATACATACATGATGGCGATTTAAGGCAAAATTGTGGAGTTGAGGGAAATAAACGAGTTCGCGAAATGTTCACGTTGACTCATACAATTGATGTAATCGGCCAGATATATGAGCGTTGCCTGAAAAAAGCAGGGAGTGAGCAATAA
- a CDS encoding glycosyltransferase family 4 protein: protein MKIALIREKVSPFGGAEKNVWCLAKGLCDKGHDVHIYAHSWDNELSGVMYHRVQFLKTFSFIKPLLFSTACRNMLASEVYDVVQSFDRTLCQDVYRAGDGCHRQWLRQLSKERGLTAHFLKIVDPKHMLLLHIEKKLYQDPKLKKIIANSMMVKNEIVHHYGVSEELIKVIYNGVEECPGPLTSQEKSVLRKEMHLADNDYVILFAGSNYERKGLRYLIESVVDIKAAKVLVVGKGNEKMYRAFAKKCNVSDRILFCGVQQDIKKFYRVSDIFVLPTLYDPFSNVTLEAMSYGLPVITSPHNGAGEIIANGVQGYVEDPAHMTKRIMALEDKNLQRTMGENALDKAKQYSFKKVLDETEEVYKEIVNI, encoded by the coding sequence ATGAAAATTGCATTAATAAGAGAAAAAGTAAGTCCATTTGGAGGCGCCGAGAAAAATGTATGGTGTCTAGCAAAAGGACTTTGCGATAAAGGCCATGACGTACATATTTATGCTCATTCTTGGGATAATGAGCTCAGTGGTGTCATGTATCATCGGGTACAATTCTTAAAAACGTTTTCTTTTATAAAACCCCTTTTATTTTCTACTGCCTGTCGGAACATGCTTGCGAGTGAAGTGTATGATGTTGTGCAGAGTTTTGACAGGACACTGTGTCAGGATGTGTATCGTGCGGGTGATGGGTGTCATAGGCAGTGGCTTAGGCAATTATCGAAAGAAAGAGGACTCACCGCGCATTTTCTGAAAATAGTAGATCCGAAACACATGCTTCTTTTACATATAGAAAAGAAACTATATCAAGATCCAAAGCTCAAGAAGATTATTGCAAATTCGATGATGGTTAAAAATGAAATAGTCCATCATTATGGTGTTAGCGAAGAGCTGATCAAGGTGATTTATAACGGTGTAGAAGAATGCCCCGGACCTCTCACTAGCCAGGAGAAATCTGTTCTCAGAAAAGAGATGCATTTGGCAGATAATGACTATGTCATACTGTTTGCCGGATCAAATTATGAACGAAAAGGGTTGAGATACCTTATTGAATCGGTGGTTGATATTAAAGCGGCAAAAGTACTCGTTGTCGGAAAAGGCAATGAGAAGATGTATCGTGCATTTGCCAAGAAGTGTAATGTTTCGGATAGAATACTTTTCTGTGGTGTGCAGCAGGATATTAAGAAATTTTATAGGGTATCGGATATATTTGTCTTACCCACGTTATATGATCCTTTTAGCAATGTTACTCTAGAAGCGATGAGTTATGGATTGCCTGTTATTACCTCGCCCCACAACGGTGCGGGAGAAATAATCGCAAATGGTGTTCAAGGGTATGTCGAAGACCCTGCTCATATGACAAAAAGAATAATGGCTCTTGAAGATAAAAATCTGCAGCGCACTATGGGTGAGAATGCGCTTGATAAAGCAAAACAATATTCATTTAAAAAAGTACTGGATGAAACAGAGGAAGTATACAAGGAAATAGTAAATATATAA
- the tpx gene encoding thiol peroxidase: MATITFQGTAIQTSGELPAIGTTAPDFLLTDGSLNDIALEAFAGKKKVLNIVPSLDTGVCATSARRFNQEATAVDNTVIITISADLPFAQKRFCDSEKLSNITTLSTMRGGSFGADYGVIITNGPLKGLMTRAVIVLDTLNKVIYTELVPEITEEPNYEGALAALKS; this comes from the coding sequence ATGGCAACTATTACGTTTCAGGGTACTGCAATACAAACTTCAGGAGAACTACCTGCAATAGGCACCACTGCACCTGATTTTTTACTTACAGATGGATCTTTGAACGATATCGCACTAGAAGCATTTGCAGGTAAAAAAAAGGTTCTTAACATTGTTCCTAGTCTTGATACAGGAGTGTGCGCTACAAGCGCTCGACGGTTCAATCAGGAAGCAACAGCAGTAGACAACACTGTTATTATCACCATCTCAGCAGATCTTCCTTTTGCACAAAAACGCTTTTGTGACTCAGAAAAATTATCTAATATTACCACTCTTTCAACCATGAGAGGCGGGTCTTTTGGTGCTGATTACGGCGTTATAATAACAAACGGTCCCTTAAAAGGGCTTATGACGCGTGCAGTGATTGTTCTTGATACTCTTAACAAGGTCATTTATACTGAACTCGTTCCTGAAATCACCGAGGAGCCAAATTATGAAGGGGCTCTTGCAGCACTGAAATCGTGA
- the purB gene encoding adenylosuccinate lyase has translation MIKRYSLPKMDKIWSDENRFDIWLKIEVLACEAQSKLGLIPKKALSEIQKKARFNIKRIDKIEKETRHDVIAFLTSVSEYVGPSSRYIHYGLTSSDVVDTALSVMMAEAARLILTDIEGLLKVVKVQAKKHKYTVMVGRTHGVHAEPTTFGLKMALMYSELVRARDRMKRALDIISVGKISGAVGTHANVDPFVEEYVCKKLGLKPAPISTQIVQRDRHAEYLSHCALVAATLEKYALEIRGLQKTEIREVEEGFAKGQKGSSAMPHKRNPVACERVCGLARVIRSNAMSGFENIALWHERDISHSSAERIIIPDSTLALNYILHLMTEIMTNLVVYPENMKENMDKSKGLIFSQKVLLDLTRKGLSREIAYKIVQRNAMNVWNKGLTFQEALLEDKELCAKLSKKDISELFDLACHLKDISRVFRVVGIK, from the coding sequence ATGATCAAACGTTATTCGCTCCCAAAAATGGATAAAATCTGGTCTGATGAAAACCGGTTTGACATATGGTTAAAGATTGAAGTGCTTGCATGTGAAGCACAATCTAAATTAGGGCTTATCCCAAAAAAAGCTTTGTCAGAGATCCAGAAAAAAGCGCGATTTAATATTAAAAGAATTGATAAAATAGAAAAAGAAACAAGACATGATGTTATCGCGTTTCTTACCTCGGTAAGTGAATATGTAGGTCCGTCATCACGATATATTCACTACGGTCTTACCAGCTCAGATGTTGTTGACACCGCTCTATCAGTCATGATGGCCGAAGCAGCTCGATTGATACTTACTGATATTGAAGGCCTTCTTAAAGTGGTGAAGGTGCAAGCAAAAAAACATAAATACACTGTTATGGTTGGCAGGACTCACGGTGTGCACGCAGAACCGACAACATTTGGCTTAAAAATGGCGCTTATGTATTCTGAGCTTGTAAGAGCACGGGACAGGATGAAAAGGGCCCTCGATATTATTTCTGTTGGAAAGATCTCTGGTGCGGTCGGTACGCATGCGAATGTTGATCCCTTTGTGGAGGAATATGTATGCAAAAAACTAGGGCTCAAACCAGCTCCAATTTCTACACAGATAGTACAACGAGATCGGCACGCGGAATACCTATCGCATTGCGCGCTTGTTGCAGCAACGTTAGAAAAATATGCGCTTGAAATACGCGGATTGCAGAAAACAGAAATACGTGAAGTAGAAGAAGGTTTTGCAAAAGGACAAAAAGGTTCAAGTGCTATGCCTCACAAGAGAAATCCGGTAGCGTGTGAACGTGTATGCGGTCTTGCCCGTGTGATTAGAAGTAATGCTATGAGCGGGTTTGAAAATATTGCGCTGTGGCACGAACGTGATATCTCACATTCTTCAGCTGAACGGATCATTATTCCCGATTCAACGCTTGCGCTAAATTATATACTGCATTTGATGACTGAAATAATGACTAATTTAGTTGTGTATCCCGAAAATATGAAGGAGAACATGGATAAGTCAAAAGGTCTTATTTTTTCACAGAAAGTTCTCCTGGATTTAACCAGAAAAGGTCTTAGCCGTGAAATCGCATATAAAATTGTGCAACGAAACGCAATGAATGTTTGGAATAAGGGCCTAACGTTCCAGGAAGCATTGCTTGAAGACAAAGAGTTATGTGCAAAATTGTCCAAAAAAGATATTAGTGAGTTATTTGATCTTGCATGCCATCTGAAAGATATAAGTAGAGTTTTTAGAGTTGTAGGAATTAAGTAA
- the purS gene encoding phosphoribosylformylglycinamidine synthase subunit PurS, translating into MRAKIYVTLKKSVLDPQGVTIRHALESLGFKTVNDVRMGKYFEVELSSKDKKKAEKEINEMCKKLLVNPVIEEYKYDLLP; encoded by the coding sequence ATGAGAGCAAAAATTTATGTGACACTCAAGAAAAGTGTGCTTGATCCGCAGGGTGTTACTATTCGTCATGCTTTAGAATCCCTTGGTTTTAAGACGGTAAATGATGTGAGGATGGGTAAATACTTTGAGGTGGAGCTTTCCTCTAAGGACAAAAAGAAAGCGGAAAAAGAAATTAATGAAATGTGTAAGAAGCTCCTTGTGAACCCTGTTATAGAAGAATATAAGTACGATTTGCTTCCATAA